A genomic region of Miscanthus floridulus cultivar M001 chromosome 3, ASM1932011v1, whole genome shotgun sequence contains the following coding sequences:
- the LOC136545714 gene encoding homeobox-leucine zipper protein ROC6-like isoform X1, with product MDQFLLLATKGEPLWLPTPDGEVLSYQKKMLPVHHGICPDEFVMEATRETGMVRASAASLVAILTHAKRWSEMFPGIVAGVSARGAISGGVIGSHLQLMTAELQVPSPRLLNCRINFLRYTKQVAKGQWAMMDVSVDGILGPPGSRIADAAVANNTVVPAWYTSCRLLPSGCLIEDMGNGYCKITWVVHAEYNETTVPTMFRPLFRSGKALGAHRWLASLQRQCEYLAVLHSSQAPRGVNTVEHGLFLKTSTAAAISSMGKRGILELAQRMMEVFYSAVSGPVTQPSSKIYEWPASVGTGARRTDAAVRMVTWKKAGSVVDLVLSATTTVWLPNTPPQLVFQYLCDGQRRGEWDAFANGAAVTELCSVDTGHLNGNAVSVLYSNVTDGTDRKKVLILQEECTDASCSMVVYAPVEEDSMRAVMNGGDHGSVFLLPSGFAILPDGHGRARHAPTSSSTVVGRDNTAGSLLTVACQALLPGSSPSDNHAADGAFDDVGKLLCRALKKIKAAVKANIIIPA from the exons ATGGACCAGTTTCTGCTACTCGCGACCAAGGGGGAGCCGCTGTGGCTGCCCACCCCGGACGGAGAGGTGCTGAGCTACCAAAAGAAAATGTTGCCGGTGCACCATGGGATTTGCCCGGACGAATTCGTCATGGAGGCCACCAGGGAGACTGGCATGGTCAGAGCCTCTGCCGCCTCCCTCGTCGCCATCCTTACACACGCG AAGCGCTGGTCCGAGATGTTCCCTGGCATCGTGGCGGGTGTGAGCGCCAGAGGTGCCATTTCCGGTGGCGTCATCGGTTCACATCTTCAGCTT ATGACCGCAGAGCTTCAGGTGCCGTCGCCACGTCTGCTCAACTGCAGGATCAACTTTCTGAGGTATACCAAGCAGGTGGCCAAGGGGCAGTGGGCTATGATGGACGTGTCCGTGGACGGCATCCTTGGACCGCCAGGCAGCCGCATCGCTGACGCCGCCGTTGCAAACAACACTGTTGTTCCGGCGTGGTACACGAGCTGCAGGCTGCTGCCGTCCGGCTGCCTCATTGAGGACATGGGCAATGGCTACTGCAAG ATAACATGGGTTGTCCACGCGGAGTACAACGAGACCACCGTGCCAACAATGTTCAGGCCACTGTTCCGCTCTGGGAAGGCTCTCGGCGCGCACCGCTGGCTCGCGTCGCTCCAGAGGCAGTGCGAATACCTCGCTGTTCTGCACTCCAGCCAAGCCCCAAGGGGCGTCAACACAG TTGAGCACGGCTTGTTCTTGAAAACTTCCACAGCAGCTGCCATTTCGTCAATGGGGAAGAGGGGGATCTTGGAGCTGGCCCAACGCATGATGGAGGTTTTTTACTCGGCTGTCTCTGGTCCCGTCACTCAGCCGTCCAGCAAGATCTACGAGTGGCCTGCAAGCGTTGGCACTGGCGCCAGGAGGACTGACGCAGCTGTGCGCATGGTGACCTGGAAGAAAGCCGGCAGCGTGGTTGACCTGGTGCTGAGTGCCACCACCACGGTGTGGCTGCCAAACACTCCGCCACAGCTTGTGTTCCAGTACCTCTGTGATGGCCAGCGCCGCGGCGAGTGGGACGCCTTCGCCAACGGTGCAGCAGTGACTGAGCTGTGCTCTGTGGACACGGGCCATCTCAATGGCAATGCTGTCTCCGTCCTCTACTCCAAT GTGACCGATGGAACCGACCGCAAGAAGGTGTTGATCTTGCAGGAGGAGTGCACCGACGCGTCATGCTCCATGGTGGTGTATGCTCCTGTCGAAGAGGATTCCATGCGTGCGGTCATGAACggtggtgaccacggctccgtcTTCCTCCTGCCGTCTGGGTTCGCCATTCTTCCGGACGGCCACGGCAGGGCTCGCCATGCTCCGACCTCCTCTAGCACGGTCGTCGGCCGCGACAACACTGCTGGGTCCCTCCTCACTGTGGCATGTCAGGCGCTGCTGCCCGGCTCATCCCCATCTGACAACCATGCCGCTGACGGGGCCTTTGACGACGTTGGCAAGCTGCTCTGTCGTGCACTGAAGAAGATCAAGGCTGCCGTCAAGGCCAACATCATCATCCCAGCTTGA
- the LOC136545714 gene encoding homeobox-leucine zipper protein ROC6-like isoform X3, with amino-acid sequence MDQFLLLATKGEPLWLPTPDGEVLSYQKKMLPVHHGICPDEFVMEATRETGMVRASAASLVAILTHAKRWSEMFPGIVAGVSARGAISGGVIGSHLQLMTAELQVPSPRLLNCRINFLRYTKQVAKGQWAMMDVSVDGILGPPGSRIADAAVANNTVVPAWYTSCRLLPSGCLIEDMGNGYCKITWVVHAEYNETTVPTMFRPLFRSGKALGAHRWLASLQRQCEYLAVLHSSQAPRGVNTAAISSMGKRGILELAQRMMEVFYSAVSGPVTQPSSKIYEWPASVGTGARRTDAAVRMVTWKKAGSVVDLVLSATTTVWLPNTPPQLVFQYLCDGQRRGEWDAFANGAAVTELCSVDTGHLNGNAVSVLYSNVTDGTDRKKVLILQEECTDASCSMVVYAPVEEDSMRAVMNGGDHGSVFLLPSGFAILPDGHGRARHAPTSSSTVVGRDNTAGSLLTVACQALLPGSSPSDNHAADGAFDDVGKLLCRALKKIKAAVKANIIIPA; translated from the exons ATGGACCAGTTTCTGCTACTCGCGACCAAGGGGGAGCCGCTGTGGCTGCCCACCCCGGACGGAGAGGTGCTGAGCTACCAAAAGAAAATGTTGCCGGTGCACCATGGGATTTGCCCGGACGAATTCGTCATGGAGGCCACCAGGGAGACTGGCATGGTCAGAGCCTCTGCCGCCTCCCTCGTCGCCATCCTTACACACGCG AAGCGCTGGTCCGAGATGTTCCCTGGCATCGTGGCGGGTGTGAGCGCCAGAGGTGCCATTTCCGGTGGCGTCATCGGTTCACATCTTCAGCTT ATGACCGCAGAGCTTCAGGTGCCGTCGCCACGTCTGCTCAACTGCAGGATCAACTTTCTGAGGTATACCAAGCAGGTGGCCAAGGGGCAGTGGGCTATGATGGACGTGTCCGTGGACGGCATCCTTGGACCGCCAGGCAGCCGCATCGCTGACGCCGCCGTTGCAAACAACACTGTTGTTCCGGCGTGGTACACGAGCTGCAGGCTGCTGCCGTCCGGCTGCCTCATTGAGGACATGGGCAATGGCTACTGCAAG ATAACATGGGTTGTCCACGCGGAGTACAACGAGACCACCGTGCCAACAATGTTCAGGCCACTGTTCCGCTCTGGGAAGGCTCTCGGCGCGCACCGCTGGCTCGCGTCGCTCCAGAGGCAGTGCGAATACCTCGCTGTTCTGCACTCCAGCCAAGCCCCAAGGGGCGTCAACACAG CTGCCATTTCGTCAATGGGGAAGAGGGGGATCTTGGAGCTGGCCCAACGCATGATGGAGGTTTTTTACTCGGCTGTCTCTGGTCCCGTCACTCAGCCGTCCAGCAAGATCTACGAGTGGCCTGCAAGCGTTGGCACTGGCGCCAGGAGGACTGACGCAGCTGTGCGCATGGTGACCTGGAAGAAAGCCGGCAGCGTGGTTGACCTGGTGCTGAGTGCCACCACCACGGTGTGGCTGCCAAACACTCCGCCACAGCTTGTGTTCCAGTACCTCTGTGATGGCCAGCGCCGCGGCGAGTGGGACGCCTTCGCCAACGGTGCAGCAGTGACTGAGCTGTGCTCTGTGGACACGGGCCATCTCAATGGCAATGCTGTCTCCGTCCTCTACTCCAAT GTGACCGATGGAACCGACCGCAAGAAGGTGTTGATCTTGCAGGAGGAGTGCACCGACGCGTCATGCTCCATGGTGGTGTATGCTCCTGTCGAAGAGGATTCCATGCGTGCGGTCATGAACggtggtgaccacggctccgtcTTCCTCCTGCCGTCTGGGTTCGCCATTCTTCCGGACGGCCACGGCAGGGCTCGCCATGCTCCGACCTCCTCTAGCACGGTCGTCGGCCGCGACAACACTGCTGGGTCCCTCCTCACTGTGGCATGTCAGGCGCTGCTGCCCGGCTCATCCCCATCTGACAACCATGCCGCTGACGGGGCCTTTGACGACGTTGGCAAGCTGCTCTGTCGTGCACTGAAGAAGATCAAGGCTGCCGTCAAGGCCAACATCATCATCCCAGCTTGA
- the LOC136545714 gene encoding homeobox-leucine zipper protein ROC6-like isoform X2, which produces MDQFLLLATKGEPLWLPTPDGEVLSYQKKMLPVHHGICPDEFVMEATRETGMVRASAASLVAILTHAKRWSEMFPGIVAGVSARGAISGGVIGSHLQLMTAELQVPSPRLLNCRINFLRYTKQVAKGQWAMMDVSVDGILGPPGSRIADAAVANNTVVPAWYTSCRLLPSGCLIEDMGNGYCKITWVVHAEYNETTVPTMFRPLFRSGKALGAHRWLASLQRQCEYLAVLHSSQAPRGVNTAAAISSMGKRGILELAQRMMEVFYSAVSGPVTQPSSKIYEWPASVGTGARRTDAAVRMVTWKKAGSVVDLVLSATTTVWLPNTPPQLVFQYLCDGQRRGEWDAFANGAAVTELCSVDTGHLNGNAVSVLYSNVTDGTDRKKVLILQEECTDASCSMVVYAPVEEDSMRAVMNGGDHGSVFLLPSGFAILPDGHGRARHAPTSSSTVVGRDNTAGSLLTVACQALLPGSSPSDNHAADGAFDDVGKLLCRALKKIKAAVKANIIIPA; this is translated from the exons ATGGACCAGTTTCTGCTACTCGCGACCAAGGGGGAGCCGCTGTGGCTGCCCACCCCGGACGGAGAGGTGCTGAGCTACCAAAAGAAAATGTTGCCGGTGCACCATGGGATTTGCCCGGACGAATTCGTCATGGAGGCCACCAGGGAGACTGGCATGGTCAGAGCCTCTGCCGCCTCCCTCGTCGCCATCCTTACACACGCG AAGCGCTGGTCCGAGATGTTCCCTGGCATCGTGGCGGGTGTGAGCGCCAGAGGTGCCATTTCCGGTGGCGTCATCGGTTCACATCTTCAGCTT ATGACCGCAGAGCTTCAGGTGCCGTCGCCACGTCTGCTCAACTGCAGGATCAACTTTCTGAGGTATACCAAGCAGGTGGCCAAGGGGCAGTGGGCTATGATGGACGTGTCCGTGGACGGCATCCTTGGACCGCCAGGCAGCCGCATCGCTGACGCCGCCGTTGCAAACAACACTGTTGTTCCGGCGTGGTACACGAGCTGCAGGCTGCTGCCGTCCGGCTGCCTCATTGAGGACATGGGCAATGGCTACTGCAAG ATAACATGGGTTGTCCACGCGGAGTACAACGAGACCACCGTGCCAACAATGTTCAGGCCACTGTTCCGCTCTGGGAAGGCTCTCGGCGCGCACCGCTGGCTCGCGTCGCTCCAGAGGCAGTGCGAATACCTCGCTGTTCTGCACTCCAGCCAAGCCCCAAGGGGCGTCAACACAG CAGCTGCCATTTCGTCAATGGGGAAGAGGGGGATCTTGGAGCTGGCCCAACGCATGATGGAGGTTTTTTACTCGGCTGTCTCTGGTCCCGTCACTCAGCCGTCCAGCAAGATCTACGAGTGGCCTGCAAGCGTTGGCACTGGCGCCAGGAGGACTGACGCAGCTGTGCGCATGGTGACCTGGAAGAAAGCCGGCAGCGTGGTTGACCTGGTGCTGAGTGCCACCACCACGGTGTGGCTGCCAAACACTCCGCCACAGCTTGTGTTCCAGTACCTCTGTGATGGCCAGCGCCGCGGCGAGTGGGACGCCTTCGCCAACGGTGCAGCAGTGACTGAGCTGTGCTCTGTGGACACGGGCCATCTCAATGGCAATGCTGTCTCCGTCCTCTACTCCAAT GTGACCGATGGAACCGACCGCAAGAAGGTGTTGATCTTGCAGGAGGAGTGCACCGACGCGTCATGCTCCATGGTGGTGTATGCTCCTGTCGAAGAGGATTCCATGCGTGCGGTCATGAACggtggtgaccacggctccgtcTTCCTCCTGCCGTCTGGGTTCGCCATTCTTCCGGACGGCCACGGCAGGGCTCGCCATGCTCCGACCTCCTCTAGCACGGTCGTCGGCCGCGACAACACTGCTGGGTCCCTCCTCACTGTGGCATGTCAGGCGCTGCTGCCCGGCTCATCCCCATCTGACAACCATGCCGCTGACGGGGCCTTTGACGACGTTGGCAAGCTGCTCTGTCGTGCACTGAAGAAGATCAAGGCTGCCGTCAAGGCCAACATCATCATCCCAGCTTGA